In the Elizabethkingia bruuniana genome, GATAAAAGAATTAGTTATTTCCCAAGCTCACAACTTATATAAAATGTATAACAAAGGACTATTTGCTAATTGGGTTCCCAAACCGCTACAGTTACTTCTTATAGCAATATTTTCTGCATTCACGATGTCGTTGTCGGGAGTGAATACAGGGAATATTACCTATATGTACAGCAGCATGGGGAGTATGTCGGAATACTTTTCTATGGCCAATTATGCAACAACAATCGGAATGGGAGCAGTAATGCCTCTCGTCATGCGGTTTAAATTTCGTTTTAAAGTCAGAGATAAATTAACATTTGCATTTGTTTTTATTGCTGCGCTAAGCCTGTTCAGTGCTACAACCAATCAGCCGGAACTTATTGTATTTACAGCATTTCTCGTAGGATTTATGAAAATGTTTGTTATGATAGAATTCTTTCTGCCTCTCATGATGATTCTGAGTCCGGACGGTAACAGAGGGAAATTCTATTCTGTTTTCTATCCGTTTGCTATTATTGTTAGTCAGATTATCAACTATATTTCTGTAGATATTTCTGTGCGTTACAATTGGGAACATTTCTATGTACTGACAGCTATAGGAGCCTTGCTTATGGCATTATTATGCTGGATATTCATGCACAACCAATATTTTTCTGTAAAGATGCCATTGTACTATATCGACTGGCTGAGTGTATTATTGTTTGCAGCAACTTTTCTGTTCTCTGCTTATGTGTTTACATTCGGAAAACAACAGGACTGGCTGAATTCACCGAAAATAATAGATGCCAGCATTGCTGCATTTGCATGTTTTGTAATGCTGGCCTTCAGACAGACAAGATTGAAAAGACCCTACATATCTTTTAAAATTTTTAAAAGAAAAAATGTCTACAGCGGATTATTGATGTTACTAATGCTCGGTATGTTTCTGGCCACAGGAACAGTACAGAATATATTTGCTGTAAGTATACTGGGATATGATCTTGTAACCAATGCAGAACTGAATCTGTGGATGATTCCGGGAATGGTAGCTTCAGGCGTTATGGGCATGATGTGGTTCAAACAAAACATAAATATTAAATTCTTTGTATTATCAGGCTTTGCAGCATTAATAGCTTATTGTATTATCATGTATTTTTCAATGGTTCCGGAGATGAACTTTGAAAGATGGTACCTGCCAATGATCTTAAAAGGCTATGGTATGTGCAGTCTGTATATTACGGTCTGGTTTTACATGATGGATAAGCTGGATATTAATGATATGATGGCAGCTATCGGATTGGCACTTGTATGGCGGTCTTTTATTGCAGTAGCCGTTTTTAGTGCTTTGTTTTATTGGTTCCAGTACGATTTTCAGGTAACAAGTCTTGGAGATATGGCAGTATATCTGGATGGTATTAATCTGAGCCAGCCTGCAGCCATACAAAACCTAAAAGTGTTTCAGATCAATGCTATTTTAGCCGCTAATAAAAAGCTTTTCGGATATATTATTATCGCTGGAATAGGAATTATGATCTATGTGTTGCAACATGGTTTTGGTAAAGAAAGATTTACTTCATACAACCGCTATGTACGTCTGATTAAAGGAAGAGGGCTCATAGCACAACGAAGAAGAAGAGAGCAGCTTATTCTGGAAAGAAGTGCTGAAGGTATAAAAGATGCAGCAGGGTCTGCATTTTAGGAAAAAATTCCTTGTTTTTCATGCGAATCCCCAATGCTTCATTGCTGCGGGGATTCTTTTTTTGTAGTTTTGAAGTCTGAACTGATATTAGCTTAAAAGCATGAAAGATTTGATGGGAAAGGCAATCTGGGATTATTTTCATAATCAGAATCCTGAAGATTTGCAGACAGAAACTTCTATTTCGGAATTAGATGACTTACCGGTTGCTTATTTGTTTCGTGATTTTGATGAAATGAATGATTTGGAGCAAGCGGCTCTTGAACTGACAACAGGAAAAATACTGGATGTAGGAGCTGGAGCAGGTTCACATAGTTTATATCTTCAGGACGAAAGGAGAATGAATGTAACAGCACTGGATATTTCCCCAAAATCTGTTGAGGTTTGCAAAGAAAGAGGTATTAGCAAGGCTGTATGCAAATCTGTTCTGGACTTCTCGGATGAAAAATTTGATACCATCTTATTGCTGATGAATGGTACCGGAATTTTTGAAAGTCTGGCAAAGATTGATGTATATCTCCAAAAGCTGAGAACTTTGCTTAATGGTGGTGGACAGGTCTTAATTGACAGTACAGACATTTTGTATATGTTCGATAGAGATGAAGACGGCGGTGTTTATATTCCGGCAGGTGGTTATTATGGCGAACTAGGTTATACCGTTCATTATAAAGGGGAATCCGAAGAGCCTATTACCTGGCTGTATCTGGATTTCAATACTCTGAAAAATGCAGCGGAACACAATGGTTTTTCTATCGAAAAAGTACTGCAGGATGAAGATTCTTTCCTGGCGAGATTAACATTATAAGAGTTGTTTAAATATTATAGTTAATACTCTTCGATAGTTCGTCAGGCTCACTACAAACTTTACTCAAAGTGACATTGCTCGTTCGAAATATATTACTCTTAGAGGTGGCAGACTGAGCTTGTCGAAGTCTAATATTTTTTGAATTGAAATTTAGACAGGCTCTGAATTATGTGGTAATATTGTTTAAAATGCCATTATTTTGTTTAATAAATAATGCGAAAATAAGTTCTGTGGATTGATATAGATTAGAAATGCCATTATACAAGCTAATATGACTGGTAATAGCAATGATTCGGCTCTGTAAGGAAGTTTTTTAGGCATTACTAACACAGAAGTTGCATATAGAATTAAGCTTCCTGTTATAATGGAAAATGTTTCAGGACTATAGCGTGAATGCGTCTTATTATCATTAAGTGTTGAAATTGCATCCAGTAAATAATATTGAACAAAGGGATAGATAAACCCAAATAACAGAACAAAGATTACCGAAGTATATTTCTTTACCTTAATAAAATTTAAAGCTAATAATATAGCTCCGGGTATGGTTCCGAATAATGTACTTAATACAACAATAGAACCTAGCGAATAAAGTTTAATAGCATTGGGATCATCTGTGATATGGTCTTCCCAAATTTCATTTTCTTCAGTAGCTTCAGCTATTTCAGCTTCTTTTTTGTCCTGAATCATTTTTTGAATCAAAGCACTTTCCTGATCTGAAAATTGATGCCCTCTTTCGTTCAGAATTTCAAAAGCCATTTGTACAGCCTCCGGAGTGAAGCGGCTTTCTGATGATATATATTTTTTCAGGTCAGTATCTGAAAGTTTTTCTAAAGTACTTTTCTTTACCATAATGCTCATAAAAAATGGGCACCTGGTGCCCATTTATATAATTGTAATCAGAAATTATTTAATCTCAATTCCGTTTTCTACTGTTTCATCCGGAGTTACGAAAGACAATTTTCCGTCTGGTTTAGTGGTCAGAAGGAACATTCCCTGAGACTCAATTCCACGGATTTTTCTTGGAGCAAGATTCAAAAGAATCATAACCTGCTTACCAATTAATTCTTCAGGATTGAAGCTTTCAGCTACACCCGAAACTACAGTTCTGATGTCTACACCTGTATCTACTTTGAATTTTAAAAGCTTATCTGCTTTTTCTACTTTCTCAGCTTCAAGGATAGTTGCTGTTCTTAAATCGATTTTTCCAAAGTCATCAAAAGTGATTTCTTCTTTCATAGGATTAGCGTTAGGGTTGGTCTTTTTATTATCTTGTTTTGTCTGTTCCAGCTTTTGGATTTGTGCTTCAATTACATCATCTTCAATTTTTGAGAAAAGAAGAAATGCTTCATTGATCTGATGCCCGCTAGGAACAAGAACTTTATTGTTTTCTAAATTTGTCCAGTCTGTTTTAGTAGCGTTGAACATATTCAACAACTTCTCAGAGCTAAATGGCATAAATGGTTCAGATAGCTGAGCTAAAGCAACGGCTAATTGAGCACCTACGAAAAGAGAATGTGCTGCTTTTTCAGGATTATCTTTAATGGTCTTCCAAGGCTCTTCTGTTTGCAGGTATTGGTTACCAAAACGTGCAAGATTCATCAATGCAGATAAAGCATTTCTGAACTCAAACTTGTCTAAGAATTCAGCAATCTCTTTTGCAGCCTTGTTTATTTCAGCTAATTCTGGTGTATTAACATCTCCCTGAGGAACAACACCATCATAATATTTATGAATTAATACCGCAACTCTGTTGATGAAGTTACCAAAAATACCTACAAGTTCTGAATTGTTCTTGGTTTGGAAATCCTTCCATGTAAAGTTATTATCCTTGGTTTCAGGTGCAGAAGATAGCAGAGCATAACGCAATACATCTTGTTGTCCCGGGAATTCTTCTACATATTCATGTGCCCATACTGCCCAGTTTCTGGAAGTAGAAATTTTATCATTTTCCAGATTCAGGAATTCAAATGCAGGTACATTTTTAGGCATAATATAATCACCGTGAGCCTTCATCATAGCTGGGAAAATAATACAGTGGAATACAATATTATCTTTTCCGATGAAATGGATCAGGTCGCTGTCTTCATTTTGCCAGTAATCTTTCCAGTCCTTACCATTTTTCTCAGCCCATTCTTTGGTAAAAGAAATATAACCGATAGGAGCGTCGAACCATACATATAATACTTTTCCTTCAGCATTTGGTAACGGAACCGGAACTCCCCAGTTAAGGTCTCTCGTCATAGCACGAGGCTTCAACCCGTCATTTAACCAAGATTTTACTTGTCCGTATACATTAGGCTTCCAGTCATCCTTATGACCTTCAATAATCCATTCATTCAGGAAGTTTTCATAATCGTTTAATGGAAGATACCAGTTCTTTGTTTCTTTCAGAACCGGAACATTTCCGCTTAACATCGATTTAGGATTGATCAGCTCAGACGGAGAAAGGGTAGAACCACATTTCTCACACTGATCACCGTAAGCATTTTCGTTGCCACAGTTAGGGCATGTTCCAACGATATAACGGTCAGCAAGAAATTCTCCTGCCTGCTCGTCAAAGTATTGTTCAGAAACCTCTTCAGTAAACTTTTCTTTATCGTAAAGCGTTTTAAAGAAGTCTTGTGAAGTTTCATAATGTTTTTTAGAAGTCGTTCTGGAATACTCGTCAAATGAAATTCCGAGGTCTGCAAAAGACTTCTTAATAATCTCGTGATATTTGTCTACTATATCCTGAGGTGTAACACCTTCTTTTTTAGCACGTATAGTAATTGGGATTCCGTGTTCGTCGGAACCACAGATAAAAGCAACATCTTTTCCTAATCTTCTCTGAAATCTCGCATAGACATCTGCAGGAATATAAACACCTGCTAAATGCCCAATATGAACCGGTCCGTTTGCATAAGGCAAAGCTGCCGTAATCATCTTTCTTGTAGACATTATTTTCTAGTTTTTTGCAAATATACGGATAATGCTAAAGAAAAAGGCCAAGCATCATGTCTGACCTTTACTGTATTTAAATAATAAGTGATTAGAATGCTAAACCTAAGCCTACCTGGAATACATTATTCTTCGATTTGCTATAGCTATATCCGATAGGATTGTCTGTTTTACCGATATTCGTTAAACCTGCTACATAACGGGCATTTATCCCTAGATTTGGTGTAATATTGAAACCAAGACCTACTCCTAAACCAAAGTTGAATGTATTCAAATTATCTGTAGCTGTTTTTGTCCAGTCATCTACAGAAACATTACCATTACCATCTTTTAATTTGTTTTTAGCGCTTATCAGAAAACTGAATTCCGGACCTGCTTCTAAATAAAACTGTTGAGTGGCGTTGAACTGAAACATTACCGGTACAGAGATGTAACCTAAGTTGGTGCTGTAAGAATTCTGATTGTCTCTTCCGAAAGTTACTTTAGAGCCTAAATCGTTGTAAATAACCTCTGGCTGAATACTGAAATTGGAAGAAAGGGGTGCGTTCAAGAAAACACCAGCGTTGAAGCCTATCTTAGACTTTGTGTCGCTAAGACCTCCGTTTTCAGAAATTGAAGAAACGTTCATACCCGCTTTAATACCGAATTTCGGACCTACTTGTGAAAAGGCAAAAGTTCCTGCCAGTAATCCCAGTCCTAAAAATAGTTTTTTCATAAATCAAATTTTACTTCCCAAAAACCTACAAACCAAATGCCAAAAAATAAGTCCAGGTTTCAGGAAATAAAGAAAGCCCGATTTAATCGGGCTTCTTTATTGAAATCAATAATTGATGTTTTTTCTTTTCTGATTAGAAAGTGTAGCTTAATCCTAACTGGATGTTTTCATTTCTAGAATCGTTGAAGTATTGACCTCTAGGAGTATCATTCTTACCGATTTTAGTGAATCCTGTTATGTATCTAGCATTAATACCCCAGTTGTCAGTAATTCTGTAACCTAAACCGATAGCACCTGCAGCATTGAATCTCTTAAGATCATCCAGAGCTTTGCTATCCCAGCTATTAGTTACGGTTTGACTGCCTTCTTTTAATTTGTTGTTAGCGTTTACTAAGTAACTGAATTCAGGACCAGCTTCAACATAGAATTTAGGAGTTACATTGAACTGTACCATTAATGGAACAGAGATATACCCTAAGTTAGTTTCGTTTTTTATTTTTTCACCATTTACATCAGCAGTAGATTTTGAACCCATGTAGTTGTAAATAACTTCTGGTTGGAAGTTGAACTTGTCAGAGATTGGCATGTTCATGAATACACCTCCGTTAAAACCAAATTTGTGTTGAGTATCGCTGAAGTTCCCTTCTGTAATTCTAGAAAGGTTACCACCACCTTTGATACCAAATCTGATTCCACTATTATTCGTAGTTTGGGCAAAAGCCATTGTACCTAGAACAATCCCTAGGCCTAAAAATACCTTTTTCATAATTTTAAATTTTACTTTACTTTGAGGTCATAACAATTACAAACAAAGTGCCAAAGAGGGTTTTTCTGGTATATAAAAGACGCTAAACATGACGAAAGTCATGTTTTTACGTATTTTAAATTATAGATTCAATATCTTTTTAAGAGAAATTATAATATTATGATAAATAGCCTTAGCAAATTGATTCAGAGGTATAAAAATCAGTTGAGGAGACAAAAATCTTAATAAAGTAAAGGAAAAGAAACCTCTTTTTAGAAGGAGTAAAGAATAAGAGGCTGGAGCTTGTAAAATTAGACTTGGTATAGACAAGGCTCCTCAGAAATCTTTTTTGCGAAGGTTTGGAGAGCTTACATATTAGTTGACTACAATGTGCCTTTTATATTGTATTGTAACAAGCTGTACGACGAGGATTCTTAATAGTTTGTTCGAGGTTCGTTCGACTATTGTTCGGGAATCCTTCGGAAAACTGCACTTTTTCCGAAGGATTCCCGAAGAGTCCTCGAAGAAGAGCCGAAGAAAGCATGCGAAAACTTAGTTAAAATAAATAATTCGTAAGGTTTCGTATGTAATTCTATATACCATGTCGCTGTATTTTATTCTAAAATTGAGGTCTATTTTTGAAAACAAGAATTAAAAACAGGGAAGTGAGAAAATAAAAAAAGGACTGTCAACTGACAGTCCTCTTATAATAATTGATGTTGTTTTTCTTAGAAAGTATAACCTAATCCTAATTGGAAGTTATTGTTCTTAACAGAATCTCCGTCATTATTTTTGATTGTATTAGTGAATCCTGCTGTGTAACGAGCATTGATGCTAATGTTTGGTGTAAATCTGTAACCAGCTCCAAGTCCTACACCGAAGTTGAAAGTATTAAATCCATCAGTACCACTAGTGTTCATACTTACTCCGCTCACTGTTCTTTTATTTTGTGCATCCACTAAGAACCCAAATTCAGGACCAGCTTCAAGATAGAAATCCGGAGTTGCATTATACTGAACCATTACTGGTACATTAATATATCCTAGATTTAATTTTCTGTCCGTTACATTGCCCATATCTTTGAATTTAGCACCTTGTTGGCTGTATACAACCTCTGGTTGAATGCTGAATTCAGATGAAATAGGAGCATTCATAAATACACCTGCGTAGAATCCAATTTTAGATTTTTCACCTATTGAATTCAAGTTAGTTAAGTCTGAAAGGTTACCACCAGCTTTAATACCGAATCTTGGACCAGCTGTAGATTGAGCGAATGCCATTGTACCTAATACAATACCTAATCCTAAAAATACCTTTTTCATAATTTTAAATTTTACTTTTTTTAATAATTTTAAACTTAATCTCTTTTTTGATGCTAGCATTATTTCAAATGGAATGCCAAACTTTATTTATTTTGACAAAAATGTCAAATTACTTTTATAGTTAACATTTAAAACATTGGTAATTACAATGTTTATGTTTTAATTTGGAATAAGTTTAAATAATTATATAAAGCTTAAATTATGCCTTATAGGCTTCTTTGTAGTATTGAATAGCAGTTTCTGTCTGACTTTTTGTTACCTCATAATCATACAGGCAATGACCTATTTTATCTATAATTGAGAATTTTATAATACCATTACTATTCTTCTTGTCATTCAGCATCAGATTGTAAATATCTTCATGGCTGAAACTATCAATAGAAAGGTATGGGTATATTGCCGTAATAGCATTGGTGATTTCTGCTAGAGTAGATTCATCTATCAATTGGTTAGAGTAGGAAAGGTGAGCCTCCATAATCATTCCTGCGGCTACAGCTTCACCATGTGGAACAGGAGTTTCCTGCTGAAGGAAAAGACTTTCTATAGCATGCCCTATTGTATGGCCAAAGTTAAGCGTTTTACGGACATTCTGTTCTTTGAAGTCTTGCTCTACTACATATTGCTTAATGTTCATAGAGTCCACTACAAATGGCTCTATGTTTTCTGGTGTTAATTCCAGTTGCTTTAGATTGTTCCAGTGTTGGTCAGAAGCGATAAGTCCATGTTTCAGCATCTCGGCAAAACCACTTCTTAGCTCAGTAAATGGTAATGTCTGTAAAAATTTTGGGTAAGCAAATATTTTTTCAGGTAAGGCGAATGTGCCGATAATGTTTTTGTAAAACTGATGGTCTATTCCTGTTTTTCCCCCTATAGAAGCATCTACCATAGACAATAAAGTTGTAGGTATATTAATGAATTTAATACCTCTTTTATATGTAGAAGCAACAAAACCACCCATATCAGTAATAACACCACCTCCAATATTAATCATCAAAGCATTTCTGTCAGTACCGAATTCCGAAAGAATCTCCCATAGCTGAGCAGCGGTCCCGATATTTTTTCCTTCTTCTCCGGCCTCAATCTCAATGATTTCGAACGGAATAGTAGTTTCCAAGTTTGCCAATACAGCAGGAAGGCAATATTCATGAGTATTTTCATCTACCAATAATAGAAGCAGGCTTGGTTTGATTTTACTAATATATTCGTTAAGCTGGCTGAAGTTGTCGTCTAAAAAGCTGATCATTCTGATTACTAATTTTTATATCATGCAAAAATACCGTTTTTGAATTGAAAAAAGTACTTAAAAGATAGTGTATTGTCCAGCATACTTTTACTAAATTTGCGAATCATAAATTTAATAGAAACAGAGATGAGTATTTTTGATAATACACAGATTGCATTTGCAGATAAAACAACAGACCAGTTGAGAAAAGCATACTGGATGTTCAAAGGTATTGAAAACCCTACACTAACGAATATGGGTGTTTCTATGCTTAACTTTACCGTAAAGAACAACTTTCCTTTTGTAGACGGAATTGTAAAGAAAACTTTATTCGAACAATTCTGTGGTGGTGAAACCCGTGAAGAAAGTATACAGGCGGTAAACAAGCTATGGAAAAGAGGGGTAGGAAGTATCTTCGATTACTCTGTAGAGGGTAAAGAAGATGAAGAAAGCTTTGACAAAATCTGCAATGAGATTAAAGATATTATCAAATTCTCTAAAGGTAATCCGGCGATACCGTTTGTGGTATTCAAGCCAACGGCTTTCGGAAGAATAGATCTTTATGAAGAAGTAGGTAAGGGAAGAGAACTTACAACAAGTGAAAAGGAAGAATGGGAGCGTGTAAGAACCCGTTTTGATGAAGTTTGTAAGTTGTGCCATGAAAACAATATTAAAGTAATGGTAGATGCTGAAGAATCCTGGATGCAGGATGCAGCAGATCACCTTACTGAAGAAATGATGGAAAAATACAATAAGGAAACTCCAATTGTATGGAATACCATCCAGATGTACAGAACTTTCAGACTGGAATATATGGAAGGACACTTGCAAAGAGCTCGTGAAAAAGGTTATTTCATTGGTTATAAAATTGTACGTGGTGCCTATATGGAAAAAGAGCGCGACAGAGCTATAAGAATGGGCTATCCTTCACCAATACAGCCTACTAAGCAAGCTACAGACGATAACTATAATGCAGGTATCGATTTTATTATGGGGCATCAGGATATTGTTTCAGCATTCTTCGGGACTCATAACGAGAAAAGTACCGAGCTGATAATGGATAAGATGAAAGCTGCAGGATTGTCAAACGATTCATCTCATGTATATTTCGGTCAGTTATACGGAATGTCTGATAATATTACGTTCTACCTTTCCAGCTTACACTATAATGTAGCTAAATATTTACCTTATGGTCCGGTGAAAGACGTAGTGCCATATTTAACACGTCGTGCGCAGGAAAATACTTCTGTGGCAGGACAGACAGGAAGAGAACTTTCTTTGATTCAGAAAGAAATAGAAAGAAGAAAGAAAAAATAAATAATCTTAAAATCTGAGATTGAGAAAATTTCCTGCTATAGAACTATAGAAGAAATACTCACTCTCAGATTTTTTATATTTTAGATAAAAATGATGTTTGCTCAGCTCATTTTGCCATTAAATATTAAAGGAACTTATACCTATAAAGTTCCTATTTTTTTATATGGTAAACTGGCGATCGGAATGCGTGTTGTAGTTCCTTTTGGCGGAAAAAAACTTTATACGGGGATTGTTGCTGAAATTCATGACAGAGAACCGGAAGCATTTTTACCAAAAGAAATTATTTCCGCTTTGGATAATGAAGCTATCCTGCCGGAGGAGCAACTGAAATTCTGGCAATGGGTTTCGGATTACTATTTGTGTAATGTAGGTGAAGTATACCGTTTTGCATTTCCTTCTTCTTTAAAACTGGAAAGCGAAACTTATGTAAAGAGGAATCCGGATGTAGAAGTTGACTATGAAGTACTGGATGTTCACGAGATACATCTGATGCAGGCATTGGAGGTAAAATCCGTGATTAATCTCCAGGAACTTGAAGCATTTATTCCCAGAAAAGAGGTTATGAAGACGCTTAACAGTCTGATCGACGAGCGTCTGATTGTTATTGATGAGAAAATTAGCGAAAAGTATAAAGCTAAAGAGGTTTCATATATCAGATTGAAAGAAGGGTTGCTGGAAAGTGTAGCGCTTCACGAAATCCTTTCGATACTGAATAAAGCGCCTAAACAAAAAGATCTTTTTCTGGCCATTCTGGATAAAGCAACCTCCGAAAATCCGTTTGTAAAAAAATCAGAACTCTTTGAAGATAAATTTTTCAGCAGCCAGCAGCTAAAAGCACTTGTTGATAAAGGTTATGTGGAAGAGTTTTATTTGCAAAAAGATCGTATAGACTCGTATGACGGGGATTTGGAGCAAATAGAACAGCTTACAGATCTTCAGCAAAAAGCTTTGTGGGAAATTGTAAAGCAGTATGAAGAGAAAGATGTTGTATTGCTACATGGTGTTACGGGATCTGGTAAAACCCACCTGTATATTTCCAAAATAGAAGAAACAGTAGCTTCCGGAAAGAATGTATTAATGCTTTTCCCGGAAGTCGCATTGACCAAGCAGATCACCCAAAGATTAGAGAAAAAATACGGACAATTACTCGGTTTTTATCATTCCAAATTAACCGACTTTGAAAAGGTTGAAATTTGGAGAAAAGTAAAAAATAACCAGTTGAAAATTGTTCTGGGAACTCGGAATGCACTCTTTTTACCATTTCAGAATCTTGGGATGGTAATTGTAGATGAAGAACACGATTCCCAATATAAAACAACAACTGTTCAGCCTTTTTTTAATGCAAAAGATGCGGCAATTGTTTTAGGAAAGTTTTACGAAGCAAAAGTTCTGCTGGGCAGTGCAACACCTTCTGTCGAATCTTATTATTCGGCCTTAACCAATAAAATTGGATTGGTGAAATTAGATGAACGTTTTGGCGAAAGCAAAGTTCCTAAGATAAACCTGATTGACTTTAAAGAAGCTCAGAATCTGAAAACTACTAATGGCAGCTTTACAATCCAAATGATTATGGAGATCAGGGAGCAATTGGAGCAGAAGAAGCAGGTTATCATCCTTCACAATCGCCGTGGATATGCCAATGTGATAGAATGTGAAAGTTGTGGTTATACACAATATTGTAGTAATTGCGATGTTGTGATGACTTATCATAAAGTATCTAACGAACTGAAGTGTCATTATTGTGGTCAGAGATCGGCAGTGCCTAAGCAATGTCCGTCTTGTCATTCCGAAAATCTTACAACAAAAGGTTTGGGAATCCAGCAATTGGAAGAAGAAGTTCAGCGTCTATTTCCTGAAGCAGAAGTTGGTCGAATGGATCTGGATGCTATGCGGACTAAATTTGCCTACGAAAAGTTCTTTGAAAGAGTAGAAAATCAGGAACTGGATATTATTATTGGTACCCAGATGATTTCTAAAGGACTGGATTTTGATCATGTAGATCTTGTTGTGGTTCCGAAATCTGATGCAATGCTGCATATTCAGGACTTCCGGGCAGAAGAAAGAGCTTATCAGCTATTCACTCAGATGGCCGGACGCGCCGGAAGAACTTCGCAACACGGAAGAATGCTGCTTCAGACTTATAATCCTTATCAGACCATTTTTGAGAAATTGTCAAAGGATCCGGATCACATATACGAATACTTTATTCAGGAAAGAAACAGATTCTTATATCCGCCTTTTGTGAAATTAATTTTCATAGAATTAAAGCACCGCCGGGAAGATAAAGTAGAAAGAGCATCCCAGTTTCTGGGCTCTGT is a window encoding:
- a CDS encoding porin family protein: MKKVFLGLGIVLGTMAFAQSTAGPRFGIKAGGNLSDLTNLNSIGEKSKIGFYAGVFMNAPISSEFSIQPEVVYSQQGAKFKDMGNVTDRKLNLGYINVPVMVQYNATPDFYLEAGPEFGFLVDAQNKRTVSGVSMNTSGTDGFNTFNFGVGLGAGYRFTPNISINARYTAGFTNTIKNNDGDSVKNNNFQLGLGYTF
- a CDS encoding class I SAM-dependent methyltransferase, whose translation is MKDLMGKAIWDYFHNQNPEDLQTETSISELDDLPVAYLFRDFDEMNDLEQAALELTTGKILDVGAGAGSHSLYLQDERRMNVTALDISPKSVEVCKERGISKAVCKSVLDFSDEKFDTILLLMNGTGIFESLAKIDVYLQKLRTLLNGGGQVLIDSTDILYMFDRDEDGGVYIPAGGYYGELGYTVHYKGESEEPITWLYLDFNTLKNAAEHNGFSIEKVLQDEDSFLARLTL
- the metG gene encoding methionine--tRNA ligase, with protein sequence MSTRKMITAALPYANGPVHIGHLAGVYIPADVYARFQRRLGKDVAFICGSDEHGIPITIRAKKEGVTPQDIVDKYHEIIKKSFADLGISFDEYSRTTSKKHYETSQDFFKTLYDKEKFTEEVSEQYFDEQAGEFLADRYIVGTCPNCGNENAYGDQCEKCGSTLSPSELINPKSMLSGNVPVLKETKNWYLPLNDYENFLNEWIIEGHKDDWKPNVYGQVKSWLNDGLKPRAMTRDLNWGVPVPLPNAEGKVLYVWFDAPIGYISFTKEWAEKNGKDWKDYWQNEDSDLIHFIGKDNIVFHCIIFPAMMKAHGDYIMPKNVPAFEFLNLENDKISTSRNWAVWAHEYVEEFPGQQDVLRYALLSSAPETKDNNFTWKDFQTKNNSELVGIFGNFINRVAVLIHKYYDGVVPQGDVNTPELAEINKAAKEIAEFLDKFEFRNALSALMNLARFGNQYLQTEEPWKTIKDNPEKAAHSLFVGAQLAVALAQLSEPFMPFSSEKLLNMFNATKTDWTNLENNKVLVPSGHQINEAFLLFSKIEDDVIEAQIQKLEQTKQDNKKTNPNANPMKEEITFDDFGKIDLRTATILEAEKVEKADKLLKFKVDTGVDIRTVVSGVAESFNPEELIGKQVMILLNLAPRKIRGIESQGMFLLTTKPDGKLSFVTPDETVENGIEIK
- a CDS encoding porin family protein; this encodes MKKLFLGLGLLAGTFAFSQVGPKFGIKAGMNVSSISENGGLSDTKSKIGFNAGVFLNAPLSSNFSIQPEVIYNDLGSKVTFGRDNQNSYSTNLGYISVPVMFQFNATQQFYLEAGPEFSFLISAKNKLKDGNGNVSVDDWTKTATDNLNTFNFGLGVGLGFNITPNLGINARYVAGLTNIGKTDNPIGYSYSKSKNNVFQVGLGLAF
- a CDS encoding porin family protein; protein product: MKKVFLGLGIVLGTMAFAQTTNNSGIRFGIKGGGNLSRITEGNFSDTQHKFGFNGGVFMNMPISDKFNFQPEVIYNYMGSKSTADVNGEKIKNETNLGYISVPLMVQFNVTPKFYVEAGPEFSYLVNANNKLKEGSQTVTNSWDSKALDDLKRFNAAGAIGLGYRITDNWGINARYITGFTKIGKNDTPRGQYFNDSRNENIQLGLSYTF
- the aroB gene encoding 3-dehydroquinate synthase, which codes for MISFLDDNFSQLNEYISKIKPSLLLLLVDENTHEYCLPAVLANLETTIPFEIIEIEAGEEGKNIGTAAQLWEILSEFGTDRNALMINIGGGVITDMGGFVASTYKRGIKFINIPTTLLSMVDASIGGKTGIDHQFYKNIIGTFALPEKIFAYPKFLQTLPFTELRSGFAEMLKHGLIASDQHWNNLKQLELTPENIEPFVVDSMNIKQYVVEQDFKEQNVRKTLNFGHTIGHAIESLFLQQETPVPHGEAVAAGMIMEAHLSYSNQLIDESTLAEITNAITAIYPYLSIDSFSHEDIYNLMLNDKKNSNGIIKFSIIDKIGHCLYDYEVTKSQTETAIQYYKEAYKA
- a CDS encoding transporter, translating into MYNKGLFANWVPKPLQLLLIAIFSAFTMSLSGVNTGNITYMYSSMGSMSEYFSMANYATTIGMGAVMPLVMRFKFRFKVRDKLTFAFVFIAALSLFSATTNQPELIVFTAFLVGFMKMFVMIEFFLPLMMILSPDGNRGKFYSVFYPFAIIVSQIINYISVDISVRYNWEHFYVLTAIGALLMALLCWIFMHNQYFSVKMPLYYIDWLSVLLFAATFLFSAYVFTFGKQQDWLNSPKIIDASIAAFACFVMLAFRQTRLKRPYISFKIFKRKNVYSGLLMLLMLGMFLATGTVQNIFAVSILGYDLVTNAELNLWMIPGMVASGVMGMMWFKQNINIKFFVLSGFAALIAYCIIMYFSMVPEMNFERWYLPMILKGYGMCSLYITVWFYMMDKLDINDMMAAIGLALVWRSFIAVAVFSALFYWFQYDFQVTSLGDMAVYLDGINLSQPAAIQNLKVFQINAILAANKKLFGYIIIAGIGIMIYVLQHGFGKERFTSYNRYVRLIKGRGLIAQRRRREQLILERSAEGIKDAAGSAF